One Streptomyces sp. V4I8 genomic window carries:
- a CDS encoding PLP-dependent aminotransferase family protein, whose product MTSSETNPAGGPERQVASAAWELLLPAASAPARTRGRSLQAALREAVRSGRLAPDTRLPSSRDLAADLGVSRGLITEAYEQLTAEGYLRSGRGAGTWVGGAVRAARPRARDLAPRATGARADFVPGTPDLSMFPRAAWAAAQRGVLAELPHHELGYPDPRGLPRLRTALAELLARRRGVVADPERIVVVSGVAQATTLLGFVLHARGLRDVGVENPGSPQHDALYAAAGVTTVPLPLDDEGLVLGPLRESGVRSVVATPAHQFPTGIAYSARRRTELLDWARSVDGFVLEDDYDGDFRYDRAPVGALQGLDPERVAYTGSVSKSLAPGLRLGWLLVPEALAEDVVERKRTMDLGHPTLDQALFARFVERGDYDRQLRRCQRAYRERRDALVSALEEHFPGAEVTGIAAGLHVIAALPDRYGPQEGFLGRVAAAGVAVRPLTGYSHADHAHARAGEGGEQGVRLVLGYAHLPPTRIRAGVQLMAEATAARRR is encoded by the coding sequence ATGACGTCATCGGAGACCAATCCCGCCGGTGGTCCGGAGCGGCAGGTGGCCTCCGCCGCCTGGGAGTTGCTTCTGCCGGCCGCTTCGGCGCCCGCACGCACGCGTGGGCGTTCGTTGCAGGCGGCGCTGCGGGAAGCGGTGCGGTCGGGGCGGCTGGCACCGGACACGCGGCTGCCGTCGAGCCGGGATCTGGCCGCCGACCTGGGCGTGTCCCGCGGGCTGATCACCGAGGCGTACGAGCAGCTGACGGCGGAGGGCTATCTGCGCAGCGGCCGGGGTGCGGGCACCTGGGTGGGCGGTGCCGTACGGGCCGCACGGCCACGCGCGCGTGACCTCGCGCCGCGTGCCACCGGTGCCCGGGCCGACTTCGTCCCCGGGACGCCGGACCTGTCGATGTTCCCGCGCGCCGCGTGGGCGGCCGCGCAGCGCGGGGTGCTGGCCGAGCTGCCGCACCACGAGCTCGGCTATCCCGACCCGCGCGGGCTCCCCCGGCTGCGGACGGCGCTCGCCGAACTGCTCGCACGCCGCCGGGGCGTGGTCGCGGACCCCGAGCGCATCGTGGTCGTCTCCGGAGTGGCGCAGGCGACGACGCTGCTCGGTTTCGTGCTGCACGCGCGCGGGCTGCGCGATGTCGGCGTGGAGAACCCCGGAAGCCCACAGCACGACGCCCTGTACGCCGCCGCGGGCGTCACCACGGTGCCGCTGCCGCTGGACGACGAGGGGCTCGTCCTGGGCCCGCTGCGGGAGTCGGGCGTACGGTCCGTCGTCGCGACGCCGGCCCACCAGTTCCCCACCGGAATCGCCTACTCCGCCCGTCGCCGTACCGAACTGCTCGACTGGGCGCGCTCCGTCGACGGGTTCGTCCTGGAGGACGACTACGACGGCGACTTCCGGTACGACCGCGCCCCCGTGGGCGCTCTCCAGGGCCTCGACCCGGAGCGCGTCGCCTACACGGGGTCGGTCAGCAAGTCCCTCGCGCCGGGGCTGCGGCTCGGCTGGCTGCTCGTACCAGAGGCACTGGCCGAGGACGTCGTCGAGCGCAAGCGGACCATGGATCTCGGGCATCCCACCCTCGATCAGGCGCTGTTCGCCCGGTTCGTGGAGCGCGGCGACTACGACCGCCAGCTGCGTCGGTGCCAGCGCGCGTACCGGGAGCGTCGCGACGCCCTCGTCTCCGCCCTGGAGGAGCATTTTCCGGGCGCCGAGGTGACCGGGATCGCCGCGGGTCTGCACGTCATCGCCGCGCTGCCGGACCGGTACGGGCCCCAGGAGGGGTTCCTCGGGCGCGTGGCCGCGGCCGGGGTGGCGGTACGCCCCCTGACCGGCTACTCACACGCGGACCACGCACACGCGCGTGCCGGGGAGGGCGGGGAGCAGGGTGTGCGGCTGGTCCTGGGGTACGCGCACCTGCCGCCGACACGGATCCGGGCGGGCGTACAGCTCATGGCGGAGGCGACCGCCGCGCGTCGGCGCTGA
- a CDS encoding alkaline phosphatase yields the protein MSHRSFPGRRSVLRGSLAASAALTLPTALGSAPAFALSGRPRAGWGVQTGDVTRDSGLVWARSDRPARMIVETSATESFRNPRRWQGPLLGADTDFTGTTRLRGLPSGEQIHYRVLLADPDDPRRTGEPVTGTFRTASARRRDGVRFVWSGDLAGQGWGINPDFGGYRIYNAMAALDPDFFLCSGDNIYADGPISASVALPDGNTWRNITTEEKSKVAETLAEFRGNFRYNLLDDNLKRFNAQVPSIIQWDDHEVTNNWYPGEILADSRYTQKNVDVLASRARQAFSEYFPISTLRRPDGRVYRVINHGPLLDVFVLDMRTYRNANSTDDQATDAQGILGAEQLRWLKSELSRSRAVWKVIASDMPLGLVVPDTGDGKPNIEAVAQGDPGAPLGRELQIAELLRFIKHRRITGTVWLTADVHYTSAQHYQPSQAAFTDFEPFWEFVSGPLNAGAFPANTLDNTFGPDRVFIKAPTTANVSPAGGYQFFGEVDIDGDSGELTVRLRESDGTVLFTQVLQPGRVGQ from the coding sequence ATGTCACACCGTTCGTTCCCGGGCCGTCGCAGCGTTCTGCGCGGCTCGCTCGCCGCCTCGGCGGCGCTCACCTTGCCCACGGCGCTCGGCTCGGCACCGGCGTTCGCCCTGTCGGGGCGTCCCAGGGCGGGATGGGGCGTACAGACGGGAGACGTGACTCGCGACTCGGGGCTGGTGTGGGCGCGATCCGACCGGCCGGCCCGGATGATCGTCGAGACGTCCGCGACCGAGTCGTTCCGCAACCCGCGCAGATGGCAGGGCCCGCTGCTCGGCGCCGACACGGACTTCACCGGTACGACCCGGCTGCGCGGCCTGCCGTCCGGCGAGCAGATCCACTACCGCGTGCTGCTCGCCGACCCGGACGACCCGCGCCGCACCGGCGAGCCCGTCACCGGCACGTTCCGTACGGCCTCCGCGCGGCGTCGCGACGGGGTGCGCTTCGTGTGGTCGGGCGACCTCGCCGGTCAGGGCTGGGGCATCAACCCGGACTTCGGCGGCTACCGGATCTACAACGCGATGGCCGCGCTGGACCCGGACTTCTTCCTCTGCAGCGGCGACAACATCTACGCCGACGGCCCGATCTCGGCCTCGGTCGCCCTGCCCGACGGCAACACGTGGCGGAACATCACCACCGAGGAGAAGTCCAAGGTCGCCGAGACCCTGGCCGAGTTCCGCGGCAACTTCCGCTACAACCTGCTCGACGACAACCTCAAGCGGTTCAACGCCCAGGTCCCGTCCATCATCCAGTGGGACGACCACGAGGTGACCAACAACTGGTACCCCGGCGAGATCCTGGCCGACTCCCGCTACACCCAGAAGAACGTCGACGTCCTCGCCTCACGCGCCCGGCAGGCGTTCTCGGAGTACTTCCCCATCTCGACGCTGCGCCGCCCCGACGGCCGGGTCTACCGGGTGATCAACCACGGCCCGCTGCTGGACGTGTTCGTGCTGGACATGCGCACCTACCGCAACGCCAACTCGACGGACGACCAGGCCACCGACGCACAGGGCATCCTCGGCGCCGAGCAGCTGCGGTGGCTCAAGAGTGAGCTGTCCCGCTCCCGGGCCGTGTGGAAGGTGATCGCCTCCGACATGCCGCTGGGCCTGGTGGTGCCGGACACCGGCGACGGCAAGCCGAACATCGAGGCCGTCGCCCAGGGGGACCCGGGGGCGCCGCTGGGGCGGGAACTGCAGATCGCCGAGCTGCTGCGGTTCATCAAGCACCGCAGGATCACCGGCACGGTGTGGCTGACCGCCGACGTGCACTACACCTCGGCCCAGCACTACCAGCCGTCACAGGCTGCCTTCACCGACTTCGAGCCGTTCTGGGAGTTCGTCTCCGGCCCGCTCAACGCCGGCGCGTTCCCGGCGAACACGCTGGACAACACCTTCGGTCCGGACCGGGTGTTCATCAAGGCGCCGACGACCGCGAACGTCTCGCCTGCCGGCGGCTACCAGTTCTTCGGCGAGGTCGACATCGACGGCGACAGCGGTGAGCTGACGGTGCGCCTGCGCGAGTCCGACGGCACCGTGCTGTTCACGCAGGTCCTGCAGCCGGGCCGGGTCGGTCAGTAA
- a CDS encoding SWIM zinc finger family protein has product MTRSLQAVAYCRPSVLESAADGQRLGLETSRGATPSGVEDHPRFFAGFLTSPQVASAALLAVADVAAARYYQRQLRASLDPVVTGNGDRLRFESFSGCCGVYARLDVLEPGLDGGDVGYGTTNVDVNNPLREALSRIGADDPLHLRVGPEELAVTTLDGPVVEKKVPLPDRWLRGFAEAQVIAAGFDLRAELPAAEAVRFLRALPRGGARGASVGARWVVSSGSGGLRPTTRAVPGAVCLPGPERLIALQRVLRHATALRVYSPTVTGGAAATASAWEVVLPGMRLTLTLSPDASRGFSGEGGVLDALATDEAAEDAELVAVLLAWEPRVDVSDLAAASGLTPERVRAALIRLGTSGRVGYDTAEAAYFHRELPYDAERVDRHNPRLRSARALVAAGAVTLDGAVGTVRAEDGHVHRVRDEAGVLSCSCLWWAKYRGGRGPCKHALAVRMVRRGLAAAERDMARVDGGAR; this is encoded by the coding sequence ATGACGCGATCTTTGCAGGCCGTGGCCTATTGCCGACCCTCCGTGCTGGAGTCCGCAGCGGACGGACAGCGCCTGGGGCTCGAGACCTCACGGGGTGCGACGCCCTCGGGCGTCGAGGACCATCCGCGCTTCTTCGCGGGCTTCCTGACGTCCCCTCAGGTGGCCTCCGCCGCGCTGCTCGCGGTGGCCGACGTGGCGGCCGCGCGGTACTACCAGCGTCAGCTGCGCGCCTCCCTCGACCCGGTCGTGACCGGTAACGGTGACCGGCTGCGCTTCGAGTCCTTCTCCGGCTGCTGCGGGGTGTACGCCCGCCTGGACGTGCTGGAGCCGGGCCTGGACGGCGGCGATGTGGGGTACGGCACGACGAACGTCGACGTCAACAACCCGCTGCGCGAGGCCCTGTCCAGGATCGGCGCGGACGATCCGCTCCATCTGCGCGTGGGCCCTGAGGAGTTGGCGGTGACCACGCTGGACGGCCCGGTCGTCGAGAAGAAGGTGCCGCTCCCGGACCGCTGGCTGCGGGGCTTCGCGGAGGCCCAGGTGATAGCGGCGGGCTTCGACCTGCGGGCCGAACTGCCGGCCGCCGAGGCCGTGCGGTTCCTGCGGGCGCTTCCGCGCGGCGGGGCGCGCGGCGCCTCGGTGGGCGCGCGGTGGGTGGTGTCCTCGGGGAGCGGCGGGCTGCGGCCGACCACACGCGCGGTGCCCGGCGCGGTGTGCCTGCCCGGCCCGGAACGGCTGATCGCGCTCCAGCGGGTCCTGCGGCATGCCACTGCCCTGCGGGTGTACAGCCCCACGGTCACCGGCGGCGCGGCCGCGACGGCCAGTGCCTGGGAGGTGGTCCTGCCGGGCATGCGGCTGACGCTGACACTGTCGCCCGACGCCTCGCGCGGCTTCTCCGGCGAGGGCGGCGTCCTGGACGCGCTGGCCACCGACGAGGCCGCCGAGGACGCGGAGCTGGTCGCGGTGCTCCTCGCCTGGGAGCCCCGTGTCGACGTGTCCGACCTGGCCGCCGCCTCCGGCCTCACGCCCGAGCGCGTCCGGGCGGCCCTGATCCGCCTGGGCACATCGGGACGGGTCGGCTACGACACGGCGGAGGCGGCCTACTTCCACCGGGAGCTGCCGTATGACGCCGAGCGCGTGGATCGCCACAACCCGCGGTTGCGTTCGGCCCGGGCGCTGGTGGCGGCGGGCGCGGTCACGCTGGACGGCGCCGTCGGGACGGTGAGGGCGGAGGACGGACATGTGCACCGGGTGCGCGACGAGGCGGGCGTGCTCAGCTGCAGCTGTCTGTGGTGGGCGAAGTACCGGGGCGGGCGCGGGCCGTGCAAGCACGCGCTGGCGGTACGGATGGTGCGGCGAGGCCTCGCCGCGGCGGAACGGGACATGGCACGAGTCGACGGGGGTGCGCGATGA
- a CDS encoding DUF6493 family protein, with protein sequence MSSLMDAVRAGRTAEAVSLLDGMTDAERRALFPELKALRKELRADQWTAQARRAYPTLHAAGTACQTGAAGVSSWLAASDMRWWPASPGVLIDLLGDRAPGWLGDVAHRLAERPVSSQVPYELMAGLVRLSGRPVPTTEAYVHGWVEHIGHVWQRGDTVLDRLRKDPHLARLAAALFETNDIGSRLAWTSDEGPNSWTEALARLTVEGVLDRKATVDACVARLLRGGPAADHRVFLRMLKALALTRDEEREHTADWLALASDAASVVAAHGQSVLASLALDGELTTRQLAEMSGAVLFRTEKKLVRSQLVLLGKVIARDASAADELLPAAAQAFGHEDSDVQERALKLVERHVRKAGTAEVREELASAAEQLIPALRRRAAQNLGASPVAAEPVTYEEVLPPAPEPARLEPAPGSATELAEEVGALLAAGGDVAAFERTLDGLVRHAYRDRDTLLEALEPLVAGRWWDQRDPQYGGFSADDYFTRHHGLTNAAHGLELLLATLRGKVLTTTLHNALRRWTVNTDCSHSPLARAFEARIWEVAYRIRSEPLPFLLSTPTWGTGLLEPDELVTRLDEYRRLGARVSEADFAQALLRVRRGDRAVAETAAERATALGTSDGRRLARWLTSGAPAIPAYRRRTAEDRVLVESEEVAELQDDFPPAFRALGRPVNVLQGRWHCYHWSDDMRQHWLALLPEQRELVAVRMLRELSAVAVHDTRGDAAILPRLAESGGEAGEAVHLAVAYGLGARHPEDRLAAVDALLVLAAREQLDTARMGADLGQLARSGAVKASRLVESMRTAAATGANATIWGMLRHTLPILLADLADLATGGTATPPRGLADLLAVAAECAERTGAHEDMPHLARAADRRGSSRLVTQARRLRSALAEGVAA encoded by the coding sequence ATGAGTTCACTGATGGACGCGGTGAGGGCCGGTCGGACGGCCGAGGCGGTGAGCCTGCTGGATGGGATGACGGACGCCGAACGGCGGGCGCTCTTCCCCGAGTTGAAGGCACTGCGCAAGGAGCTGAGGGCGGACCAGTGGACCGCGCAGGCCCGGCGCGCCTATCCCACCCTGCATGCGGCGGGGACCGCGTGCCAGACCGGTGCGGCCGGCGTCTCGAGCTGGCTCGCGGCGTCCGACATGCGCTGGTGGCCCGCGTCACCGGGAGTGCTGATCGACCTCCTGGGCGACCGGGCGCCCGGCTGGCTCGGCGACGTGGCGCACCGGCTGGCCGAGCGGCCGGTCAGCTCGCAGGTGCCGTATGAGCTGATGGCGGGACTGGTACGGCTCTCCGGTCGCCCGGTGCCGACAACGGAGGCCTATGTCCACGGGTGGGTGGAGCACATCGGCCACGTCTGGCAGCGCGGCGACACCGTTCTGGACCGGCTGCGCAAGGACCCGCATCTCGCCCGGCTCGCGGCCGCATTGTTCGAGACGAACGACATCGGCAGCCGTCTGGCATGGACCTCTGACGAGGGTCCGAACAGCTGGACCGAGGCGCTCGCGCGGCTCACCGTCGAAGGCGTCCTGGACCGGAAGGCGACGGTCGACGCATGCGTGGCACGGCTGCTGCGGGGCGGTCCGGCCGCCGACCACCGGGTGTTCCTGCGCATGCTGAAGGCACTCGCCCTCACCCGCGACGAGGAGCGGGAACACACCGCCGACTGGCTGGCACTGGCCTCCGACGCCGCGTCCGTCGTGGCCGCGCACGGTCAGTCGGTGCTGGCGTCACTGGCCCTGGACGGCGAACTGACCACACGTCAACTGGCCGAGATGTCGGGCGCTGTCCTCTTCCGCACCGAGAAGAAGCTCGTGCGCTCCCAGCTGGTCCTGCTGGGCAAGGTGATCGCCCGTGACGCGTCCGCCGCCGATGAGCTGCTGCCCGCCGCCGCCCAGGCCTTCGGCCACGAGGACTCGGACGTGCAGGAGCGGGCGCTGAAACTGGTGGAGCGGCATGTCCGAAAGGCGGGCACCGCCGAGGTGCGGGAGGAACTCGCGTCGGCCGCCGAGCAGTTGATTCCCGCCCTGCGGAGGCGGGCCGCCCAGAACCTCGGGGCGTCCCCCGTGGCAGCCGAGCCCGTGACGTACGAGGAGGTGTTGCCGCCCGCGCCGGAACCGGCGCGTCTCGAGCCCGCACCCGGGTCTGCGACGGAACTCGCCGAAGAGGTCGGGGCGTTGCTTGCGGCCGGTGGGGACGTGGCGGCGTTCGAGCGGACCCTGGACGGACTCGTGCGGCATGCGTACCGCGACCGGGACACGCTGCTGGAGGCGCTGGAACCCCTGGTCGCGGGCCGCTGGTGGGACCAGAGGGATCCGCAGTACGGCGGATTCAGCGCGGACGACTACTTCACCAGACACCACGGTCTGACCAACGCTGCGCACGGCCTCGAACTCCTTCTCGCGACGCTGCGGGGGAAAGTACTCACCACCACGCTCCACAACGCCCTCCGGCGCTGGACCGTCAACACCGACTGCAGCCACAGCCCGCTCGCCCGAGCCTTCGAGGCCCGCATCTGGGAGGTGGCGTACCGGATCCGCAGCGAGCCGCTGCCGTTCCTGCTGTCGACGCCCACCTGGGGCACGGGTCTGCTGGAGCCGGACGAGCTGGTGACGCGCCTCGACGAGTACCGGCGCCTGGGGGCACGGGTGTCGGAAGCCGACTTCGCGCAGGCGCTGCTGCGGGTCCGGCGGGGCGACCGTGCGGTGGCCGAGACCGCCGCGGAGCGTGCGACGGCCCTCGGCACCTCCGACGGGAGGCGGCTCGCCCGGTGGCTGACCTCCGGGGCTCCCGCGATACCGGCGTACCGGCGTCGGACAGCAGAGGACCGCGTGCTCGTCGAGTCGGAGGAAGTAGCTGAACTGCAGGATGACTTCCCGCCCGCCTTCCGTGCGTTGGGACGACCCGTGAACGTGCTCCAGGGCCGCTGGCACTGCTACCACTGGAGCGACGACATGCGACAGCACTGGCTGGCCCTGCTGCCCGAGCAGCGCGAACTGGTGGCGGTCAGAATGCTGCGCGAACTCTCGGCGGTCGCCGTCCACGACACCCGAGGGGACGCGGCGATCCTGCCCCGGCTGGCCGAGTCGGGCGGCGAGGCCGGTGAGGCGGTCCACTTGGCCGTGGCGTACGGGCTCGGCGCGCGGCATCCGGAGGATCGGCTCGCCGCCGTGGACGCGCTGCTGGTGCTGGCGGCCCGCGAGCAGCTCGACACGGCCCGGATGGGCGCGGATCTGGGGCAGCTGGCGCGCAGCGGGGCCGTGAAAGCGTCACGGCTCGTGGAGTCGATGCGGACGGCGGCGGCCACGGGGGCGAACGCGACCATCTGGGGGATGCTCCGCCACACCCTGCCCATCCTGCTCGCGGACCTCGCGGACCTCGCGACCGGCGGGACGGCCACTCCACCACGCGGACTCGCGGATCTCCTGGCCGTCGCCGCGGAGTGCGCCGAACGGACGGGGGCCCACGAGGACATGCCGCACCTGGCACGGGCGGCGGACCGCCGCGGCTCGTCCCGGCTTGTGACCCAGGCCCGACGGCTGCGCAGCGCGCTGGCGGAGGGGGTGGCCGCCTGA
- a CDS encoding N-acetyltransferase family protein, protein MSDVTRARHGRPVHHWRRNVIQLAALLTAVAVVDGAANLAGHGPGGPALLLVSATALVLAAGFHSWWARSRGHAPPSGDTGARPRSEEQAGSSGQSRESSATVSGESALWRMRTTVKDEPGSLAALCAALAGLRVDILSLQTHPLAEGTVDEFLLRAPGGVAAAEIAQAVPVAGGAGTWIERADAHDLVDAPTRVLGLATRTALDAAELPLALRQLLGRCTIRSLPAVPAGGGRGPKAVPVEGALEDTVMRLRAPEGGVITVERPYLPFTPTEFARARALVELDARLGPRVPRSQDVLTLPEGNDITVRRVDIGDLRAAKEMHERCSARTLGMRYHGPVGDADRYLNHLLSPRFGRTIAVQTASGRIVGLGHLLWDGDETEIALLVEDAWQRRGIGGELLRRLVGMAVEAGCASVYAVTQSSNTGMVAAMRGLGLPLDYQIEEGTLVITARLAPPVAPEGAVEVVGRVSSAGEWGQPETP, encoded by the coding sequence ATGTCTGATGTGACCCGTGCGAGGCACGGACGTCCCGTACACCACTGGCGGCGAAACGTCATCCAGCTGGCCGCGCTCCTCACGGCGGTGGCCGTGGTCGACGGGGCGGCGAACCTGGCCGGGCACGGGCCCGGCGGACCGGCGCTGCTGCTGGTTTCGGCGACAGCCCTGGTCCTCGCGGCGGGGTTCCACTCATGGTGGGCTCGCAGCCGCGGTCACGCACCGCCGTCGGGCGATACCGGTGCCCGGCCGCGCTCCGAGGAGCAGGCCGGGTCGTCCGGGCAGTCGCGGGAGTCGTCCGCGACAGTGTCCGGGGAGAGTGCGCTGTGGCGGATGCGGACGACGGTGAAGGACGAACCGGGGTCGCTGGCGGCGCTGTGCGCGGCGCTCGCCGGGCTGCGGGTGGACATCCTGAGCCTGCAGACGCATCCGCTGGCCGAGGGCACGGTGGACGAGTTCCTGCTCCGTGCGCCCGGCGGCGTCGCGGCGGCCGAGATCGCCCAGGCGGTGCCGGTGGCCGGTGGTGCCGGGACCTGGATCGAGCGGGCCGACGCCCATGACCTCGTGGACGCGCCGACCCGGGTGCTGGGCCTCGCCACCCGCACCGCCCTGGACGCGGCGGAACTCCCGCTGGCGCTGCGGCAGTTGCTGGGCCGGTGCACCATCCGGTCGCTGCCCGCGGTACCGGCCGGGGGCGGCCGGGGACCGAAGGCGGTACCGGTGGAGGGGGCGCTCGAGGACACCGTGATGCGGCTGCGGGCACCGGAAGGTGGAGTGATCACCGTGGAGCGGCCGTATCTGCCGTTCACGCCGACCGAGTTCGCGCGGGCGCGGGCGCTGGTGGAGCTGGACGCCCGGCTCGGCCCGCGCGTGCCGCGCAGCCAGGACGTGCTGACGCTGCCCGAGGGCAACGACATCACCGTGCGCAGGGTGGACATCGGTGATCTGCGGGCCGCGAAGGAGATGCACGAGCGGTGCTCGGCGCGGACGCTGGGGATGCGGTACCACGGGCCGGTGGGTGACGCGGACCGCTATCTGAACCATCTGCTCAGCCCCCGCTTCGGCCGCACGATCGCCGTACAGACCGCGTCGGGCCGCATCGTCGGCCTCGGTCACCTCCTGTGGGACGGCGACGAGACGGAGATCGCGCTGCTCGTCGAGGACGCCTGGCAGCGGCGCGGCATCGGCGGCGAGTTGCTGCGCAGGCTGGTGGGGATGGCGGTGGAGGCCGGCTGCGCGAGCGTGTACGCCGTGACGCAGTCGTCCAACACGGGCATGGTCGCCGCGATGCGTGGCCTGGGGCTCCCCCTCGACTATCAGATCGAGGAGGGGACCCTGGTCATCACCGCGCGGTTGGCTCCGCCGGTTGCGCCGGAGGGGGCCGTGGAGGTTGTGGGGCGTGTGTCGAGTGCGGGTGAGTGGGGGCAGCCCGAAACGCCGTAG
- a CDS encoding PLP-dependent aspartate aminotransferase family protein: MHGYDDVRTAPRALATEAVHAGRDDLARQGLHAPPIDLSTTYPSYDSRGEAARIDAFATTGAEPDGPPVYGRLGNPTVARFETALARLEGTEAAVAFASGMAALTAVLLVRASMGLRHVVAVRPLYGCSDHLLTAGLLGTEVTWTDPAGIAEALRPDTGLVMVETPANPTLTEVDLRAVAHACGSVPLLVDNTFATPVLQRPAEHGARLVLHSATKYLGGHGDVLAGVVACDEEFAGRLRQIRFATGGVLHPLAGYLLLRGLSTLPVRVRAASETAAELARRLATDPRVARVHYPRLGGAMIAFEVHDDPHEVIAGVRLITPAVSLGSVDTLIQHPASISHRIVDADDRRDAGVSDRLLRLSVGLEDVEDLWADLDGALGTAAHPHRDAGLYRHEAPPQGATSHNEPAAAGRP; this comes from the coding sequence ATGCACGGGTACGACGACGTACGCACCGCACCTAGAGCACTCGCCACCGAGGCCGTCCACGCCGGCCGCGACGACCTCGCCCGGCAGGGACTGCACGCCCCGCCGATCGACCTGTCCACCACCTACCCCTCCTACGACAGCCGCGGCGAGGCCGCCCGCATCGACGCCTTCGCGACCACCGGCGCCGAGCCGGACGGCCCGCCCGTCTACGGCCGCCTCGGCAACCCCACCGTCGCCCGCTTCGAAACCGCCCTGGCCCGCCTGGAGGGCACCGAGGCGGCGGTCGCCTTCGCCAGCGGGATGGCGGCACTGACCGCGGTTCTTCTCGTACGGGCCTCGATGGGCCTGCGCCACGTCGTCGCCGTACGTCCGCTGTACGGCTGCAGCGACCATCTGCTCACCGCCGGACTGCTGGGCACGGAGGTGACCTGGACCGACCCCGCCGGAATCGCGGAGGCGCTGCGTCCGGACACCGGCCTGGTGATGGTCGAGACCCCGGCGAACCCCACGCTCACCGAAGTGGACCTGCGGGCGGTGGCCCACGCCTGCGGCTCCGTGCCGCTGCTCGTGGACAACACCTTCGCCACGCCCGTGCTCCAGCGCCCCGCCGAACACGGCGCACGGCTGGTCCTGCACAGCGCCACCAAGTACCTCGGCGGGCACGGGGACGTGCTGGCGGGCGTGGTGGCCTGCGACGAGGAGTTCGCCGGGCGGCTCCGGCAGATACGGTTCGCCACGGGCGGCGTCCTGCATCCGCTGGCCGGCTATCTGCTGCTGCGTGGCCTGTCGACCCTCCCCGTACGCGTCCGGGCCGCCTCGGAGACCGCCGCCGAACTCGCCCGCCGCCTCGCCACCGACCCGCGCGTCGCCCGCGTCCACTATCCGCGCCTCGGCGGCGCCATGATCGCCTTCGAGGTCCACGACGACCCGCACGAGGTCATCGCCGGCGTCCGCCTGATCACCCCCGCCGTGAGCCTTGGCAGCGTCGACACCCTCATCCAGCACCCGGCCTCCATCAGCCACCGCATCGTCGACGCGGACGACCGCCGCGACGCCGGCGTCAGCGACCGCTTGCTGCGGTTGTCGGTGGGCCTGGAGGACGTGGAGGACCTGTGGGCGGATCTGGACGGGGCGCTGGGAACGGCGGCGCACCCCCACAGGGACGCGGGGCTCTATCGACATGAGGCTCCGCCGCAGGGCGCGACCAGCCACAACGAACCCGCGGCCGCCGGCCGGCCATAG
- a CDS encoding Lrp/AsnC family transcriptional regulator, with protein MAESVVLDPVDLHLLRLLQNDARTTYRDLAVQVGVAPSTCLDRVTRLRRSGVILGHQLRLDPAKLGRGLQALLSVQVRPHRRELVGPFVERIRALPESLTVFHLTGPDDYLVHVAVADMADLQRLVLDEFTARREVARVETRLIFQEWDCGPLLPPDAPENTPSAKSG; from the coding sequence ATGGCCGAATCTGTCGTACTGGATCCGGTCGATCTGCATCTGCTGCGGCTCCTGCAGAACGACGCCCGGACCACCTACCGCGATCTCGCCGTGCAGGTCGGGGTCGCACCGTCGACGTGTCTGGACCGGGTGACACGGCTGCGCCGTTCGGGCGTGATCCTCGGCCATCAGCTCAGGCTGGACCCGGCCAAGCTGGGCCGCGGGCTTCAGGCACTGCTGTCCGTGCAGGTCAGGCCGCATCGGCGGGAGTTGGTGGGACCGTTCGTGGAGCGGATCCGGGCGCTGCCGGAGTCATTGACCGTCTTCCATCTCACCGGCCCCGACGACTATCTCGTGCATGTCGCGGTCGCGGACATGGCGGATCTGCAGCGGCTGGTGCTCGACGAGTTCACCGCCCGGCGCGAAGTGGCGCGGGTGGAGACCCGGTTGATCTTCCAGGAGTGGGACTGCGGGCCGTTGCTGCCACCCGACGCGCCGGAGAACACGCCCTCAGCGAAATCCGGCTGA